The Aeoliella mucimassa genome includes the window CCAGCCAGCGAGCCACCGGGGGAGTAATCGGGATGCCAACCATTACTGCCAGGCCGAGCGACAACCAAACGTAGAGCGTTGGCCCATGACCAGTGATGGCCAGCAGCAACGCGGCAAGCATGCCGCCGCCGGCCATGAAGGTTAGGGTTTCGAGAAACACGCTGATGGCCACTTGTCGCATATTGCAACCAGCTCGCACCAACGCGCCGGTACGCAACACCACGACCAGGGCTTTGCCTGGAACGTACTTGCCAAGGTGACCTAGATAGTAGCCACGAAGTACATCGCTGGGCGTTGGTGTTTCGCCAAGCGTTCGCAGGGCAATCCACCAGTAGCACGCCATGGGAGCGAGTCCCACCAGGTACAACAGGGCCGACAACGCCACCCATTGCCATTGGATCTTTAGATCGGTCTGCGATAGCTGATGCCAGCCGTCGCGAACGGTGCCCCCCGCGAACCACACTACGAGCCCCACAACGCTTAGCGTAATTGCCCAACGCGCAAAACGTACCACCACTCGGGGCTTCGATTTCGGCGATAACGGCTGCGTCGGTTCCATCAGGCTATCGTACCAGAACCCCCGCGATGAAGCACCGTGGGTTATTGCCCCTGAAAAGACTTGGAAGTAGCACCCTTCGCCGGTTCGGCCTATACTCGTGCGGTCCGTTCATCACAGGAGAAAGAGCAACATGTTCGGTTTCATGCGTGGCAACCGCAGCGACACCACCTACCGCCAGGTGTATGCCGCTTGTTGCCAGGCGCAGCGTCGGCACTTTGGCCTTACTTCGCTCTTCTTCCACAGCTACGAAGCGATCTTCCTGTACCTGCTTGCCATCGACGCCCAGGCGTGTGACTCTCCGCCCGATACCGCGGTGACCTGCTGCCGACTGCGCAACCGACTCGACAGCTGGCCTGGATTCGACGTGGAGCGGGCGCGATTCGGCAACGCGTTTGCTCTCATCCTCGCGGCGACGAAACTGGACGACGATGTCCGCGACGACCGCTCGCTCGTTGCCCGCCTGCTGCGTTGGCGACTGCGACGACCGATTGCCGAGAGTCGCGACTACTTCTCCCACCTCGACCCCCAGTTCGAGCACGTGGTTGCCGACTTCATTGCGCAACACCTGCGACTTGAACGCACAGCAGACGAGCCGCTGTCGATCGAAGATTACTGTGCTCCGACAGCCAACGCGTTTGGTTATTTCTTTCAACTGTTCGCCGAACAACTTGCGGCCGACTCCACGGTACGCGATGCCGTTCAGCAGATTGGCAGTTCGATCGGTGCGGCGATCCTCTCGTTCGACTGCGCGGTCGACTACGCCAGGGATCGCCAGCGAGGGAGTTTTAATCCACTGGCAAACACCCGCGATGTGCAGCGTGCGCTCGACTACTCGCTCCATTGCCTGGCGGAAGCAGGCTGGCGCTGCACGCAGACGTTCGGCCCAGCGGCGGCCACCGGACGGGTGGTACGCGCGGTGTTCGATCGGGTAGCGCATCGCCAAGCAGCGCTGCTTGCCCCGCCCTCCATTAAGAAGCGGAAGCGGCGCGGTTTGCTGACCACCTATCGCGCGTACCGCCGAGGATTCTGTGTTTGCGACTGCGGCGGGTGCGATGGCCCGGGATGCGATGGAGGATGCGACGGGGGATGTTGCGATGCCCCGGGCGGTGATGCCTTGGGGGGCGATGCCTCGAACATCGACTGCTTGATCTGCGTCGATTGCTGTGGGGGATGCAATCCGGGTGATCTCCGAGACAGCAAGCGAAAGAACTCGCCCACGATGCCACTCGAGTCCAATTCCCCCTCGAGCCCGAGCCCGATGGTCGGCATGACTGCCTTCACGTTTGGCCCGCTGAACCCCTCCGGCTACATCAGCCTGGGGGGCAAGACAGTGCCAGCACGCTCGCGGGGCGAGTGGATCGGCGACGACACCGAAGTGCAAGTAATCGCCGAGGATTCGTTTGGACTGATTGTCAAACGGCTGGAATCGAGAACCTCCGGCGGCTAGCTCTACAACCGCAGCATCTAAAGTCGGTCGACGGCATCCCGCCGACCAGCGCCCTACAAAACTCGGCGATTGCCGCCTATAGTAGCGAGACATTCCGCTTGGAAACGGGGAGCGACCGCACGTTGCTTGGCTACGGTCGGTCAGAAGCTCGCCCCCCTGCCCTCTGCAAATGCATCCTACCAGGCCAAGGTATTTGACGATGTCGCTCGACGAACTAATTCCCATTTTGAACCTTGCTGTTGGACCTGTGATTCTGATCTCAGGCGTCGGCCTTATATTGTTGAGCATGACCAATCGCTTTGGTCGGGTGATCGATCGCTCTCGTCAACTCGCTCCACTGCTGAAGTCGACCACCGGCGACGAGCGCCAGATCATCGTCGAGCAGCTTCGCATCCTCTGGTCGCGGGCGTGGATCGTTCGCGCGGGCATCGCCATGGGGGTGCTGAGTGTCTTGTTGACTGCGGTGATCGTGATCAGCTTGTTTGCCGGTGCGTTGTTCAAACTGCCGATCGTCTACGCTATTATCGCCTGCTTTGCACTCTGTCTCACTTCGATCGTAGGTTGTTTGATTTGCTTTTTGGTCGACGTGAACCTGTCGCTACACGCGCTCTGGCATCAAATTCCGGAAGAAGCACGCAAGTAGCCAGCTCTACGCTCGACGTTGTCGCCAGGCGCTGAAGGTGAGCACGGCCAAGGTGACCGCCGTGATGGGAATCACAAAACCAACCATCGCGTCCCGAAGCGTGTGCTGGGCCGAACTGCCTGATGCGGTCAGCAACAGGTAAGCGGTGTAGGCCAGGTAATAGCCGAACAGCAACGTTCCTTCCCAGCGAGCGATGACCATGCCGGTGAAGAAGATCGGCAGGCAGGCCACCGACACCGCGACCATCACCGGCAAATCGAACCGCTGCACCGCCTCGGATACCGGCAGCCCAGCAGGCGACACGCAAGCGGCGACGCCCAGCACAGCGAGCAAATTGAAGATGTTGCTGCCGACCACGTTGCCGACTGCGATGTCGCGCTCGCCGCGCACGGAAGCGACGATCGAAGTCACCACCTCCGGCAGCGAGGTCCCCACGGCCACAATCGTCAACCCGATCACTAGCTGACTCACCCCCAGTTGGGTGGCGATCGCCACCGCGTTATCGACCAGCAGCTTGGCTCCCAATACTAGCATCGCCATACCAACGGCCACCAGCACAAGCGACCAAACCATGTTCGTCGCAGGAGCAGAATTTTCCGTCGCCTGCTGCGCGGAGTTCTCACGCCTGGCGATGCGAAACAGTAAGTACGTGTAGCCCAGCATCGCGGCCAGCAGCACCGCCCCTTCAAGCGGGCCGATGGTTCCTCCCCAGGCAACTGCGGCAACCAGCAACGAAGCAGCAATCATCACCGGCACGTCGAGACGAATCAGCTGCGACGACACCGTGAGCGGCACGATCATGGCCGAAAGCCCGAGGATAAACAGCACGTTGAACGTGTTGCTACCAATCACGTTTCCCAAGGCCACATCCACCTGCCCGGCCAACGACGCTTTGATGCTCACTGCTAGCTCGGGAGCACTGGTGCCAAAGGCCACGACGGTCAGTCCAACCACCAGCGGCGACACGCCCGCTCGTGCGGCCAGTCGGCTCGCCCCCCGCACCAATAATTCGGCACCAGCTATCAGCAGCCCAAAGCCTATCAGGAGCCCAACCATATTCATCGAGTTTGCACCTTCGTAAGTCCTGCACCATCCGCTGCCGTTTCTAGCCGCCGGAAATGGTGTATTCGCGACGAATCACTCTCATCTTGTAAAAACGAACTTCGTAGCATCGCAAATCATGGCGAGAAACCACCTTGCCGGCTAGCGGAGTAGCCCTGCTTCGGCCAGCTGCAAGTGCCACACGCTAGCACAACATCTATAGGACCATCGGCCAGGTTCGGTTAGAATCCATCAATAGTAGCTTTACCGGCATTGGATTTCTGCCGTTGGTCATTTACTTAGGGATAGACGCGAATCATGACAGCTCCTGTTCTCATGCTGCTCGCTCCGCTTTTGAGCGTCACATTTGGGTACGAACCATCCTCCGACGCTGAGGTTGGATACGACTACATTGTGCAAGTCGAACCAGCCATGGTCGAGCAAATGCAGCGGGGCAATGCCGACACGATCGAAGTGAATATCCCCGCCGAAGTGAATCCAATTCGGCGAATTCGCGTCGTCGTCGGCACCGAGCAGCTTCCCAAGAAGCTCCGCCCTGGCGCTGCGTTCCACACCACCTTCCGGCCCGATCTCGATTCGGCCAGTATCGGACTGCTCGCACAAACCGGCCCTGCCGGTGGGTATGGTCGCAACGCCGATGGATTTAACGGTGCTACTACCCGCTCGACAACGACCAACACTGCCGAAACGGCTCCTTTCTCGATACCTCCGATAAATACGAATCCCAACACAACGACCAACAACTACTCGCAGGACCTCCGCAACAGCCTGGAATCGGGTTTTCAAGCAGCCGAAACTGGCTTGAACAACACGACCAACGCGGTGCGGGGAACCCTGAACAACGTCGGCTCCGCCGGCCAGGGCGTGGTCGACAACGTTCGCACAACCGTGAGCGACGTGATTGCTCCTCCCGATACTCGCACCTACAATCCCCAAAACACGCCGCTCGAGAACACCTCGAACCGCTTGCAGCAAGAGTTTCGCAGCACGACCGACGCCATGCGGAACTCCATCGATCGGGCGATGCAGGGCAACACCCAGCAGCCGACCAATGCGACGGCCAACCCGAACATGGCGAATGTCGACATGAGCAACCTGCGTCCAGGCGAAACTTCGCTGCTTAACGGGGTGAATCCCAATGCCAACATGGGAGCGGCAAACACCGCTGCACCAACCTCTCAGGCTCAGGCTCAATACCTGACCAACCAACTCATCGAAAACCAAAACGAGCTGAATCGACTTCGCAACCAGCTCCAGCAATCGGAACAAGCCCGCCGGGCTGCGGAGGCCTCCTCCAGTGCTACCCTGACGCCCACCAACTTCCCGATGCAAAACGTGCCCGACCGTACCGCCTCGAACGCGGTGACCCCGCTGGGGGATCGTTCGTACCTCACCGGCAACGGGAACGGGATCGGCAATGGGAACACCTCCGCGAATACCCAACTTACCAACACGGCCAACACGAACAACAACCAGGCGAATGCCGCGGCGGATAACACCAACGCGCCGAACGCCGGCAATTCGACAGAGAACTCCAATTTTAAGCTGCCCCCCATCGAACCAGCTGGCACCACGACCGTAAACCGGGTGGATGCCGATGGAGCGGACAGAGGATACGACTGGGCCCCCAACGGTGGTAACTCGACAGTCGACAATAACGACAGCAGCGACGAGGAAACTACCCAAACTTCCGGAGTCCCTGGTGCCGCTATTGCCTGGGCGTTCGCGATCGGTCTGGGAGTGGTCAATATGTTCCAATGGCTCAACCTTGTGGATATGCGAAACAAGTACCGCGTAGCGCTCCGCCGCAACTCGCCCAACTTCTCCCGCTCGATGGCTGCCTAAACCAGCGATCGCGGGAGCCAGGCCAGGCTCGATGGCCGCTTGGCACTTTCCCGAAACGCACTAACAAACCTCCTCACGCGAGCGAATCTCCCCGCCCCGGGCGAAATAGATTCCCACCGCTCACGAATAGATTCCCAATTTTCCCACCGATGGGAAAATTGAATCTGCACGCACTCTACAAAACCAGTGGTTTTAGGCTGCGAATAGATTCCCATTCCCCAAAACGCATCGAGTGGGAAACTATTCTGGGGAGGGGACACGATTGGGGATTTCAGATTGCGGATTGCGGAATGTCCTCTTGAAGGTAGTAGGGTGGGTCCAGGAGCGACAGCGACGCAGCCCCACCAACGCTTTGCCAACCGCGCAGCAGCAACCACCCACGCAGGCAACCATTCGCCTGCGCGTCGCTAGTAATCTGCTATTCAGACAAGCATCACATCTCGCAAACCTCCAATCACTAAAAAGCCAACAGCCGAAAGCTGATGGCCGACAGCCACAACATCACCTGTCCATTAGAACACTACATGTGGCCAATTCCCAGCGAAAACTGGAAAGAATAAACGGGCCGCAGAAGAAAGCAGCATGACCCGCCGAGTGGTTAGCGGGGCACAGCGGCCTGGCATTCTGAAGTGCACCTCATGCGATGCCTCGCACCAGTTCCGACGATTCGGAGAATCGTGCTACGATGGCTCGCGCCAGAATCGGATGTGGCCCCAGCGACAAAGACCATTCGCCAAACGCGCCCACGCCCCGAAGGGGCACCCACAGGCCAGCCCGGGGCATCGCCCCGGGAAATGGAAACTCTTAGTTAGGCACCCAAGCAAAGTGGCACTGGCAATGCCAGATGGCGGATGATAACCTCCGAAATCGCGACATGGTTTACTCCTCTCTCCAAGTTGTGGGGACAACCTGAGTTAGGAGTAAACGTCTTATTGTTCAACTGGCAAAGCCAGCGAACTCTCACCACGCCCAGAGGGCGTGGATCTCGATGAGGGATTCGAAAAATCGTAGAGATCAATCGGGCTGTCGACTCTTGCTAAATTGGCACATAGCCAATGGGTGCAAGCTACCAAGTAGTCCGGTACACCCTGAAATCTATTTAGGTCGCCCTAGTCCATGCTCTCGCCCCTCAGCATCAACTAGGTTCGGATAGTGATCTCGATAGCGTCCACTCCAATGCCGAGCTGTTTGGCTATCATTTCTTTAGCTGTATCGAAGATGCTTACAGGCACTTTTCGCAGCGGTGCTGCAGGTCTCTTCGCCGCTGGCTTTGACCCCACTGGTTTCCAGTCAATCTTATTCAGGTTGATGCCGAGGTCCTCAAGATTCGCGTAGTGAATTGGATTGCGGCCAAAAGTCCAAAGATCGGCAACGTCGATATTTGCATACTCGCTGATTTGAATAATGAAACGTTCTGGCGTCCACTCGCCGGGGCCGAGCCCCGAAATCTTGCCAAGCAAAAAACCTGACTTATGCTCCTCTGGACCAGGTGCGTGGTCGCCGTTGGCATTCCGAGCGCAGACGAGATACGTCGCATTTCTCGCATTCCTACGATTCAGAACCCACTCCTGAGATCCGCCTGACTCCAGAATCTCTTGAAGTGAGCGGGATGTGAATGTGACTATCGTGTCCGCCATAACAACTCTCCTGGACTTGGTGAAAAGCAACACACGAAATGTAACATTGCATTAATATCGTTACAACAATGTTACCAACCTTTTATTAACTTTCACTCACCATGTGAGACGAGTGGTCGATATTGGGAGAAACAACAGCGAACATTCGGAATCAACAAATGCCCACACTATTCTTCCGAGTCGCCCCCAGAAACGATTCCCAGCCCCTTTCACTCCGTACCAGACGACAGCTCGCCAAACTGGCCAAAACCATCAGCCCCCAAAACAAAAGACCCCCTCTTTCCCAAGCAGGAAAGAGGGGTTCTTTGAATGTTGAACTTGGCTCTCGGCGTGTTAACCGGCCTTGCGGAGCGGCATGGCTGGTAGCATGTGAGCACCTCGGCGTCCGAGCGGTGGGGCATCCCAGTGATGCATGGCGATTGAAGCCAGCACTTGCTCGGCCACGGCCAACGCGGCCCGGCCGGCTTTGCCACTCACGCGGACTTGACGACCTTCGCGAATCGACTCGGCAAAGTCGCGGTGCTCTTCGGCAATCGCGTTGGTTTGCTCAGGTTCCAACTCCTGCTTGATCAAGAGTTCTTCGAACAGATGCTCGCGGTAGTAGGCTGTTTGGTCGGCCGACAGCGTAGCAAGGTCGAACTCTCCGGCTAACAAGCTAGGATGCGGCTGAACCGTTGTCGCCTTACGTCCTGCGAAGTCGATATTCGCGAACATGGTCGACGAGAACACCTGCATCGAGCGGGCGGGTTCGTAGTTCACGCGCGAAGCGGTAAGCTGAGCAATGCACCCATTTTCGAAGTGCAACTGCGCCTGGGCGATGTCTTCGTGCTCGCCCATCACGGCGACGCCGAAGGCAAACACGTTGACCAGACGCGACTTCACGAGCGACAGCACCGCGTCGATGTCATGGATCATCAAGTCCATCACCACGCCGATGTCGGTCGAGCGGAACGTGAATCCACTGGCGCGGATGCCTTGAATGTAACGGATATCTTCCAGCTTGTCGGCGACGCACTCCAAGCCAGGGTTGAAACGTTCGACATGCCCCACCTGCAAGACCAGGCCGTTGTCGCGAGCCAGTTCCACCAACTCGTCGGCCTCGGCCACGGTGGTAGTAATCGGCTTCTCGACGAGTACGTGCTTGCCAGCTTCGAGCAGTTCGCGAACCACTTTGTGGTGCAACACGGTCGGCGTAGCGACAATCGCGGCGTCGATTTCGTTTAGCACTTCGTGATAGCTAGCCACTGCCCGGGCGCCGGTTTGCTCGGCGACTTCCTGGCGGGCTTTTTCGGAGACATCGACGATGGCAACCAGGTCGATGTGGGGAGCGTCGGCTGCTAGCCGAGCGTGAATCCGACCGAGGTGGCCGGTACCGATAACTGCAGTACGGAGGGGAACCATGGTTCTTTGCCGTTAGGGTGACGGAGTAAATAGCGAAATTCACATGAGGAGCATCCGCGACGTTTGTCGCTGGACATCATCACGCGAGTTTCGACATTTACCACGTGCAGTCGTCGCGAGCAGGCAATCCGCTGGAAGCGATGGATGGAGCTAATCGCATCCATCGCAGCCAGCGATTCGCTGCAGCAACACCCACACGGGGCATGCCGCACGGTGGAAACCATCGGGCCGTGGGCGGGAGTCCTGGGGGGGGAATGGACTCACGACCTGGCGAGATCGTTCCCGGCAGTCCGTTTAGGCGGCAGCGCGACGCACTTCGCGTCCGCGACCGTGCCGTCCTTCCTGCTGCCCTTCGATGAAGGCCAACAGATTGTTCACATGAGGCAGCAACCGATCGTTGCCTCGCAGTACTTCACGAGCCGCGTCGAGTCCAACCTTCGAGCGATAAAGCAAGCGGTGGGCTTCGGCCAGGGCGTCGATCGATTCGGCATCGAAGTTATTCCGCTTCAGCGCGACGATGTTGATGCATCGCGGGCGGGCGGGCGAGCCTTCGCACAGCATGTAAGGTGGAACGTCGTGCAACACGCGACTCAAACCACCGATGAAGCTGTAGCTACCGATCGTGGTGTAGTGATGCACGGCCACTCCGCCGGAAATCGAAGCGTAGTCAGCCACGTGAACGTGTCCGCCGAGCATCGACCCGTTGGCAATAATAATGTTGCTGCCGACCTTGCAGTCGTGGGCAATGTGAGTACCAGCCATCAGGAAGTTGTTGCTTCCCAAGCTGGTGATGCCATCTTCTTTTTCGCTGGCGCGGTTGATGGTCACGTTTTCGCGAATGATGTTTCCATCGCCCACGATCACCTTGGTGTCGGTGCCGGCGTAACTAATGTCTTGCGGCTCGCCACCAATCACGGCGTGCGGGTAAATCGTGTTGTCGCGACCAATGGTTACGTGTCCCATGAGGGTCACGCTGTTCATAATCTTGGTGCCGGCACCTACCTTGACGTGCGGGCCAATCATAGTGAATGGTCCCACTTCGACTTCATCGTCGATCTCTGCGCGAGGGTCAATCCAGGCGGTGTTCGCAATGCTGGTAGCCATGGTTCTTCAGGGGGCTGGGGACGAGCGAGATGTGTTTGGAACGATGTTGTTTCAAGCGGATTTCCGCTGACCGACTTCTTGCTCGTGGGCAAGCAATGCTTCCACAAGCTCGGCATTTAGCTGGTGACCACTACGGTAACCAACGATGTGCCCAACGATCGGACGACCGGCCAAGGCCAGATCGCCAACCACATCGAGCACCTTGTGCCGAACACATTCGTCGGGGTATCGCAGCGGGTTCTCCATCGGACCGTCTGCATCGAAGATCAGCAGATCCTGAGGAGTCA containing:
- a CDS encoding lysylphosphatidylglycerol synthase transmembrane domain-containing protein → MVRFARWAITLSVVGLVVWFAGGTVRDGWHQLSQTDLKIQWQWVALSALLYLVGLAPMACYWWIALRTLGETPTPSDVLRGYYLGHLGKYVPGKALVVVLRTGALVRAGCNMRQVAISVFLETLTFMAGGGMLAALLLAITGHGPTLYVWLSLGLAVMVGIPITPPVARWLATKVVKQRSSDQSESTVSLQAINWRLTCAGLVCSVIAWSIIGVSLWSAARAVDPTLGWPWQELPLWIEAVALPVVAGFLSLIPGGLMVRDGLQVELLKSVFAPEVAEGVALVVVALWRLVSVASEGAICVILEATRLYRTPRGPS
- a CDS encoding DUF5685 family protein, coding for MFGFMRGNRSDTTYRQVYAACCQAQRRHFGLTSLFFHSYEAIFLYLLAIDAQACDSPPDTAVTCCRLRNRLDSWPGFDVERARFGNAFALILAATKLDDDVRDDRSLVARLLRWRLRRPIAESRDYFSHLDPQFEHVVADFIAQHLRLERTADEPLSIEDYCAPTANAFGYFFQLFAEQLAADSTVRDAVQQIGSSIGAAILSFDCAVDYARDRQRGSFNPLANTRDVQRALDYSLHCLAEAGWRCTQTFGPAAATGRVVRAVFDRVAHRQAALLAPPSIKKRKRRGLLTTYRAYRRGFCVCDCGGCDGPGCDGGCDGGCCDAPGGDALGGDASNIDCLICVDCCGGCNPGDLRDSKRKNSPTMPLESNSPSSPSPMVGMTAFTFGPLNPSGYISLGGKTVPARSRGEWIGDDTEVQVIAEDSFGLIVKRLESRTSGG
- a CDS encoding DUF2721 domain-containing protein; the encoded protein is MSLDELIPILNLAVGPVILISGVGLILLSMTNRFGRVIDRSRQLAPLLKSTTGDERQIIVEQLRILWSRAWIVRAGIAMGVLSVLLTAVIVISLFAGALFKLPIVYAIIACFALCLTSIVGCLICFLVDVNLSLHALWHQIPEEARK
- a CDS encoding calcium/sodium antiporter produces the protein MNMVGLLIGFGLLIAGAELLVRGASRLAARAGVSPLVVGLTVVAFGTSAPELAVSIKASLAGQVDVALGNVIGSNTFNVLFILGLSAMIVPLTVSSQLIRLDVPVMIAASLLVAAVAWGGTIGPLEGAVLLAAMLGYTYLLFRIARRENSAQQATENSAPATNMVWSLVLVAVGMAMLVLGAKLLVDNAVAIATQLGVSQLVIGLTIVAVGTSLPEVVTSIVASVRGERDIAVGNVVGSNIFNLLAVLGVAACVSPAGLPVSEAVQRFDLPVMVAVSVACLPIFFTGMVIARWEGTLLFGYYLAYTAYLLLTASGSSAQHTLRDAMVGFVIPITAVTLAVLTFSAWRQRRA
- a CDS encoding Gfo/Idh/MocA family protein; its protein translation is MVPLRTAVIGTGHLGRIHARLAADAPHIDLVAIVDVSEKARQEVAEQTGARAVASYHEVLNEIDAAIVATPTVLHHKVVRELLEAGKHVLVEKPITTTVAEADELVELARDNGLVLQVGHVERFNPGLECVADKLEDIRYIQGIRASGFTFRSTDIGVVMDLMIHDIDAVLSLVKSRLVNVFAFGVAVMGEHEDIAQAQLHFENGCIAQLTASRVNYEPARSMQVFSSTMFANIDFAGRKATTVQPHPSLLAGEFDLATLSADQTAYYREHLFEELLIKQELEPEQTNAIAEEHRDFAESIREGRQVRVSGKAGRAALAVAEQVLASIAMHHWDAPPLGRRGAHMLPAMPLRKAG
- the lpxA gene encoding acyl-ACP--UDP-N-acetylglucosamine O-acyltransferase, which gives rise to MATSIANTAWIDPRAEIDDEVEVGPFTMIGPHVKVGAGTKIMNSVTLMGHVTIGRDNTIYPHAVIGGEPQDISYAGTDTKVIVGDGNIIRENVTINRASEKEDGITSLGSNNFLMAGTHIAHDCKVGSNIIIANGSMLGGHVHVADYASISGGVAVHHYTTIGSYSFIGGLSRVLHDVPPYMLCEGSPARPRCINIVALKRNNFDAESIDALAEAHRLLYRSKVGLDAAREVLRGNDRLLPHVNNLLAFIEGQQEGRHGRGREVRRAAA